Proteins from a genomic interval of Prevotella sp. E13-27:
- a CDS encoding VWA domain-containing protein translates to MFRFEDPIYLYGLVLVALLAVVRFISNRSQKKRLRKFGDPELLKQLMPDVSRARKAVKFYLLEAALALLFVMLARPQFGTRISHEKRTGIETVIAMDISNSMRAQDVQPSRLDRAKMMIENLVDNFTNDKIGLIVFAGDAFVQLPITSDYVSAKMFLSSIDPSMILNQGTDIAAAIRMASHSFTQQENIGKAIIVITDGEDHEGGALDAAKEAKEMGMRVYVLGFGSTSGAPIPVKETGEYMTDNSGNTVMSALNEQMCSEIAQAGGGAYIHVENNSNAQRMLDAELDKLEKSETESTMYSDFDEQFQAVGIIVLLLLILEVIILESKNPLMSRIKIFGKKDNSKKSSVFMSVLIMCVLTMGLFVSLPVSAQNDRSHVRHGNKFYQKKDFEHAETSYSKAIEKNDKNPQAHYNLGNALLAQRKDSAAVVAYEKSCKLETNPTRKSMAYHNLGVVCQQHKMYGEAIENYKQCLRLNPRDDEARYNLELCKRQKQNQDKDKKNQQQQQQQQQQQDQQQDKQQEKKQEQQKPQMSKENAEQLLNAAMQQEKQTQKRMNEAQKQGDRRRNEKNW, encoded by the coding sequence ATGTTTAGATTTGAAGACCCTATTTATCTATATGGATTGGTGCTTGTGGCACTTTTGGCTGTTGTTCGTTTCATCTCGAACAGGAGTCAGAAGAAACGCTTGCGTAAGTTTGGCGACCCAGAGCTGCTGAAGCAACTGATGCCCGATGTGTCACGTGCGAGAAAAGCAGTAAAGTTCTATCTCCTTGAGGCTGCCTTGGCACTTCTCTTCGTCATGCTGGCCCGTCCGCAGTTTGGTACTCGCATCAGTCATGAGAAACGTACTGGCATCGAGACTGTCATCGCAATGGACATCAGTAACTCCATGAGGGCACAGGATGTGCAGCCAAGTCGTCTTGACCGTGCAAAGATGATGATTGAGAATCTTGTCGATAACTTTACCAACGACAAGATAGGCTTGATAGTCTTTGCTGGCGATGCCTTCGTTCAGTTGCCTATAACGAGCGACTATGTGTCGGCAAAGATGTTCCTTTCGAGCATTGATCCGTCAATGATTCTGAATCAAGGCACAGACATTGCTGCAGCCATTCGTATGGCATCTCACAGCTTCACTCAGCAGGAGAACATTGGCAAGGCAATCATCGTTATTACCGATGGTGAAGACCACGAGGGTGGGGCGCTCGATGCTGCCAAGGAGGCGAAAGAGATGGGCATGCGTGTCTATGTTCTCGGTTTTGGCTCTACCAGCGGTGCTCCTATTCCTGTTAAGGAGACTGGCGAATATATGACAGACAATTCTGGCAATACAGTTATGTCTGCCTTGAATGAGCAGATGTGTAGCGAGATTGCTCAGGCTGGCGGAGGAGCATACATTCATGTGGAGAATAACTCCAATGCTCAGCGTATGCTTGACGCAGAGCTCGACAAACTCGAGAAGAGTGAGACTGAAAGCACCATGTATAGTGATTTCGACGAACAGTTTCAGGCTGTTGGCATAATAGTCCTGTTGCTGTTGATACTTGAGGTAATCATCTTGGAAAGCAAGAATCCGCTTATGAGTAGAATAAAGATATTCGGAAAGAAGGATAATTCAAAGAAGTCTTCTGTCTTCATGTCAGTCCTCATCATGTGTGTTCTTACGATGGGCTTGTTTGTGTCGCTCCCTGTGTCTGCGCAGAATGACCGTTCTCATGTGCGTCATGGAAACAAGTTCTATCAGAAGAAGGACTTTGAGCATGCTGAGACGTCATACAGCAAGGCTATTGAGAAAAACGACAAGAATCCGCAGGCTCACTATAATCTCGGCAACGCCCTGCTTGCTCAGAGGAAAGACTCTGCAGCTGTTGTCGCTTATGAGAAGTCGTGCAAGCTGGAGACCAACCCCACACGTAAGTCTATGGCCTATCATAACTTAGGCGTAGTGTGCCAGCAGCACAAGATGTATGGTGAGGCTATTGAGAACTATAAACAGTGTCTGCGCCTGAATCCTCGTGACGATGAAGCGCGTTACAATCTTGAGCTTTGCAAACGACAGAAGCAGAATCAGGATAAAGACAAAAAGAATCAGCAGCAGCAACAACAGCAGCAACAGCAGCAGGATCAGCAGCAAGACAAGCAGCAGGAAAAGAAGCAGGAACAGCAGAAGCCTCAGATGAGTAAGGAGAATGCTGAACAGTTGCTTAACGCTGCCATGCAGCAGGAGAAACAGACACAGAAGCGTATGAACGAAGCTCAGAAGCAGGGCGATCGTCGTCGCAATGAAAAGAACTGGTAG
- the rpsF gene encoding 30S ribosomal protein S6 translates to MNQYETVFILTPVLSDDQTKETVAKFKKVLTDKGAEILNEEAWGLKKLAYQIEKKTSGFYFLVEFKAGPEVIKTLETAYRRDEKVLRFQTVKLDKYAAEYAEKRRKKYATKSEEA, encoded by the coding sequence ATGAATCAGTACGAAACCGTTTTCATTTTAACTCCCGTTTTGTCTGACGATCAGACAAAGGAAACGGTCGCAAAGTTCAAGAAAGTGCTCACCGACAAAGGTGCTGAGATCCTGAATGAAGAGGCCTGGGGACTGAAGAAGCTGGCTTACCAGATTGAGAAGAAGACATCGGGATTCTATTTCCTCGTTGAATTCAAGGCTGGGCCAGAAGTTATCAAGACACTGGAGACCGCTTATCGTCGTGACGAGAAAGTGCTGCGCTTCCAGACTGTGAAGCTTGACAAGTATGCTGCAGAGTATGCTGAAAAGCGTCGTAAGAAGTATGCAACTAAATCAGAGGAGGCTTAA
- the rplI gene encoding 50S ribosomal protein L9: MEIILKEDIIGLGFKNDIVNVKSGYGRNYLIPQGKGVIASESAKKILAENLKQQAHKLAAQKAAAEERGHALENVAICVAAKVSATGQLYGSVNAATVAEELKKLGHDVDRKIITMRDIKKVGDYVALVHFHKEVTVEIPVKVVAENAPVEETPVAVEAPVVEASEAEEAEAPVAE; this comes from the coding sequence ATGGAAATTATACTGAAAGAAGATATTATCGGCTTGGGATTCAAGAACGATATCGTGAATGTAAAGTCTGGCTACGGCCGTAACTACCTCATCCCTCAGGGTAAGGGCGTTATCGCTTCTGAGTCAGCTAAGAAGATTCTGGCAGAGAACCTCAAGCAGCAGGCACATAAGCTGGCTGCACAGAAGGCCGCTGCTGAGGAGCGTGGACACGCACTTGAGAACGTAGCTATCTGCGTAGCTGCAAAGGTTAGTGCTACTGGTCAGCTCTATGGTTCAGTTAACGCTGCTACTGTGGCTGAGGAGCTGAAGAAGCTCGGCCATGATGTTGATCGCAAGATCATCACAATGCGCGACATCAAGAAGGTAGGTGACTATGTTGCTCTGGTTCACTTCCACAAGGAGGTAACCGTTGAGATTCCTGTAAAGGTAGTTGCTGAGAATGCTCCTGTAGAGGAGACTCCTGTTGCTGTTGAAGCTCCCGTTGTTGAAGCTTCTGAAGCTGAGGAGGCTGAAGCGCCTGTTGCAGAATAA
- the rpsR gene encoding 30S ribosomal protein S18, translating into MAEVSEIRYLTAPSIDTKKKKYCRFKKSGIKYIDYKDPEFLKKFLNEQGKILPRRITGTSLKYQRRVAQAVKRARQIALLPYVTDLMK; encoded by the coding sequence ATGGCAGAAGTATCAGAAATCCGTTATCTCACAGCTCCTTCTATTGACACAAAGAAGAAGAAGTATTGTCGTTTCAAGAAGAGCGGTATCAAGTATATCGACTACAAAGATCCCGAATTCTTGAAGAAGTTCCTGAACGAGCAGGGTAAGATTCTTCCCCGTCGCATCACTGGCACTTCACTGAAGTATCAGCGTCGCGTGGCTCAGGCCGTGAAGCGTGCACGTCAGATTGCACTGCTGCCTTACGTAACCGATTTGATGAAATAA
- the ftsY gene encoding signal recognition particle-docking protein FtsY, with the protein MGIFGFFGKKNKETLDKGLEKTKTSVFDKLARAIVGKSKVDDDVLDNLEEVLITSDVGVDTTLKIIERIEERVSRDKYVSTSELNSILRDEIASLLSENNTGDNDNWDLPSDHSPYVILVVGVNGVGKTTTIGKLAYQFKKAGKKVYLGAADTFRAAAVEQICIWGERVGVPVVKQQMGSDPASVAFDTLQSAKANGADVVIIDTAGRLHNKVGLMNELKKIKEVMKKVLPEAPDEVMLVLDGSTGQNAFEQAKQFSAVTQITSLAITKLDGTAKGGVVIGISDQLKVPVKYIGLGEGMEDLQLFNKRQFVDSLFNEA; encoded by the coding sequence ATGGGAATTTTTGGATTTTTTGGTAAAAAGAACAAAGAGACACTTGACAAAGGACTTGAAAAGACCAAGACATCGGTATTCGATAAGTTGGCACGAGCCATTGTAGGAAAGTCAAAAGTCGATGATGACGTACTTGACAATCTTGAGGAAGTGCTGATTACGTCTGATGTTGGTGTGGACACTACGCTGAAGATTATTGAGCGCATTGAAGAGCGTGTCTCACGTGACAAGTATGTCTCTACATCTGAGCTGAATTCAATACTGCGCGATGAGATTGCATCATTGCTGTCAGAGAATAATACAGGCGATAATGACAATTGGGATCTTCCTTCAGACCACAGCCCATACGTGATACTCGTTGTGGGTGTAAATGGCGTTGGTAAGACCACCACGATAGGCAAGCTGGCATATCAGTTCAAGAAAGCTGGCAAGAAGGTTTATCTCGGCGCTGCTGACACGTTCCGAGCAGCTGCTGTAGAGCAGATTTGCATTTGGGGTGAGCGTGTAGGCGTTCCCGTAGTAAAGCAGCAGATGGGCAGCGACCCGGCAAGTGTGGCTTTCGATACTTTGCAGAGTGCAAAGGCTAATGGTGCCGATGTTGTGATTATCGACACAGCAGGCCGTCTGCACAACAAAGTTGGGCTGATGAACGAGCTGAAGAAAATCAAGGAAGTAATGAAGAAAGTGCTGCCTGAGGCACCTGATGAGGTGATGCTCGTGCTCGATGGCTCTACAGGACAGAATGCTTTTGAACAGGCAAAGCAGTTCTCAGCTGTTACACAAATAACTTCTCTTGCTATCACTAAGCTTGATGGCACAGCTAAAGGCGGTGTCGTGATTGGTATTAGTGACCAGCTGAAAGTGCCTGTGAAATATATTGGATTGGGAGAAGGTATGGAAGACCTGCAGTTATTTAATAAACGTCAGTTTGTCGATTCCTTGTTCAATGAAGCATAA
- a CDS encoding AAA family ATPase, with product MAEAIDIRELNIRIEQQSAFVTNLVAGMDRVIVGQKHLVDSLLIGLLSDGNILLEGVPGLAKTLAIKTLSQLIDSKYSRIQFTPDLLPADVTGTMIYSQKDEQFMTKKGPVFANFVLADEINRAPAKVQSALLEAMQEKQVTIGGETFDLPTPFLVMATQNPIEQEGTYPLPEAQVDRFMLKVVIDYPTLDEEKKIIRENIGGSLPKVTPVTTAEEILKAREVVREVYLDEKIEQYIADIVFATRYPDHYGLKELKDMISFGGSPRASINLAKAARAYAFIKRRGYVVPEDVRAVAHDVLRHRIGLTYEAEASNITSEEIISKIINKVEVP from the coding sequence ATGGCAGAAGCAATTGATATCCGTGAATTGAATATCCGGATTGAACAGCAAAGCGCATTCGTAACCAACCTCGTGGCTGGTATGGATCGTGTTATTGTAGGACAGAAACACCTTGTGGATTCATTACTCATTGGCTTGCTGAGCGATGGTAATATTCTGCTCGAAGGTGTGCCTGGCTTGGCTAAGACGTTGGCTATCAAGACATTGTCACAGCTCATAGACTCAAAGTATAGTCGAATACAGTTTACCCCAGACTTGTTGCCTGCAGACGTAACAGGCACAATGATATATTCTCAGAAGGACGAACAGTTCATGACCAAGAAAGGTCCTGTATTTGCAAACTTCGTCTTGGCAGATGAGATTAACCGTGCTCCAGCAAAGGTACAGAGCGCATTGCTCGAAGCCATGCAGGAGAAGCAGGTAACAATTGGTGGCGAGACATTTGACTTGCCAACACCATTCCTTGTGATGGCTACACAGAACCCTATCGAGCAGGAAGGCACATATCCGTTGCCTGAGGCACAGGTTGACCGTTTCATGCTCAAGGTTGTGATAGACTATCCTACGCTCGACGAGGAGAAGAAGATTATTCGCGAGAATATTGGTGGCTCACTTCCTAAGGTGACACCTGTCACAACAGCCGAAGAGATTCTTAAGGCTCGTGAAGTAGTGCGAGAGGTTTATCTTGATGAGAAGATTGAGCAGTATATTGCTGATATTGTCTTTGCCACCCGTTATCCTGATCATTATGGTTTGAAGGAACTGAAAGACATGATTTCATTCGGTGGTTCGCCTCGTGCATCTATAAATCTTGCAAAGGCAGCACGTGCCTATGCCTTCATCAAGCGTAGAGGATATGTTGTTCCAGAAGACGTAAGAGCTGTGGCACACGACGTGTTGCGTCATCGCATCGGATTGACATACGAGGCTGAGGCAAGCAATATTACAAGCGAAGAAATCATTTCAAAGATTATCAATAAGGTGGAAGTTCCCTGA
- a CDS encoding HU family DNA-binding protein, with the protein MAKFGVQELATILVNKGGLSNDEAVSFVNAFFDLIQEGMNIDEIVKVKGLGTFKLVNVEARESVNVNTGERVLIDSHAKISFTPDTTMKDIVNKPFSSFETVILNEGVTFDDMNPVVATESDIESEDAAEYETEVYTEPEAPEAPVEEVETSTEEIVTSDTVDETAIEEPQQVEQQEETTTTADDNSEMIEIAEEEVPASDDTEVVTDSDDNIDNTDNTDNTDISNDNKSWVIYGAVVAALLVGFIAGVFLSDNVKNLINSQKEDVVEQELVPSDEKQHKDSMIIAATNDSAAAKKDSVFKDSVQAVKAEPQTTEAAKTNVVESEPEYKKYEQMDSRVRYGAYYIMGTASVVKTKKDDTSDRLSRRYLGEGMACYIEVYNGITASSVLPEGQDIKIPKLEWKKNVNKKNKQ; encoded by the coding sequence ATGGCAAAATTTGGTGTTCAAGAACTGGCAACTATCCTTGTGAATAAGGGTGGACTGAGCAATGACGAGGCAGTGAGTTTCGTTAATGCTTTCTTTGACCTTATCCAAGAAGGAATGAACATCGACGAGATTGTAAAGGTTAAAGGACTCGGCACTTTCAAGCTTGTTAATGTTGAAGCTCGTGAGAGCGTAAATGTGAATACAGGTGAAAGGGTGCTTATTGATAGTCACGCAAAGATTTCCTTTACTCCTGATACCACGATGAAGGACATTGTCAACAAGCCGTTCTCCAGCTTTGAGACAGTGATATTGAATGAGGGCGTAACCTTTGACGATATGAATCCTGTTGTTGCTACTGAATCTGATATTGAGTCTGAGGATGCAGCAGAATATGAGACTGAGGTATATACTGAACCTGAAGCTCCAGAAGCACCTGTTGAGGAAGTTGAGACTTCAACAGAAGAAATCGTTACTTCTGACACTGTTGATGAAACTGCTATCGAAGAGCCCCAACAAGTTGAACAGCAGGAAGAAACTACAACTACTGCTGATGACAACAGCGAGATGATTGAGATTGCTGAAGAAGAAGTTCCCGCATCTGATGACACAGAAGTGGTTACTGATAGTGACGATAATATCGATAATACCGATAATACCGATAATACCGACATTAGTAATGACAATAAGTCATGGGTAATTTACGGCGCTGTCGTTGCAGCACTTTTGGTTGGTTTCATAGCAGGCGTATTCTTGTCTGATAATGTAAAGAACCTGATTAATAGTCAGAAAGAAGATGTTGTTGAACAAGAGTTGGTTCCTTCTGACGAAAAGCAGCATAAAGACAGCATGATTATTGCTGCAACCAATGATTCAGCAGCTGCTAAGAAAGACTCTGTTTTTAAAGACTCAGTCCAGGCGGTTAAGGCTGAACCACAAACTACTGAGGCTGCTAAGACCAATGTCGTAGAATCAGAGCCTGAATACAAGAAGTATGAACAGATGGACTCTCGAGTACGTTACGGAGCCTACTATATTATGGGTACGGCAAGTGTCGTGAAAACGAAGAAAGACGATACTTCAGACCGTCTCTCACGTCGCTACCTTGGTGAGGGTATGGCTTGTTATATAGAAGTCTATAATGGCATTACTGCTTCAAGCGTACTCCCAGAAGGCCAGGATATTAAGATTCCTAAGTTGGAATGGAAGAAAAATGTCAATAAGAAAAACAAGCAATAA
- the rimO gene encoding 30S ribosomal protein S12 methylthiotransferase RimO — MKHKTVDIITMGCSKNLVDSEMLMGLFEKNGFKCTHDSDNPQGEIVVINTCGFIADAKEESINTILEFCEAKKENRVERIYVMGCLSERYLADLEKEIPEVDGWYGKFNYRQLVDDLLESEKEIERNARRVITTPNHYAYIKISEGCDRHCAYCAIPLITGKHQSRPMEEILDEVKWLVSQGTKEFQVIAQELTYYGVDLYGEQRIAELVERMAKIEGVEWIRLHYAYPAHFPWDLLRVMRENDNVCKYLDIALQHISDNMLQRMRRNVTKEETMTMIERMRKEVPGIHIRTTLMVGFPGETDADFNELLEFTRWARFERMGAFAYSEEDGTYSAEHYDDDVPEDVKQKRLDRLMRLQQNISAEIEAAKVGKTMKVVIDRMEGDYYIGRSEFCSPEVDPEVLIRKDNGILTIGEFYQVKIVDSEEFDLYGEVV; from the coding sequence ATGAAGCATAAGACGGTAGATATAATAACTATGGGTTGCTCAAAGAACCTCGTTGACTCTGAAATGTTGATGGGGCTTTTTGAGAAAAATGGCTTTAAGTGTACCCACGATTCTGATAATCCACAAGGTGAGATAGTCGTAATAAACACCTGTGGATTCATAGCAGATGCAAAGGAGGAAAGTATTAACACCATCCTGGAGTTCTGTGAAGCCAAGAAAGAGAATAGGGTAGAGCGCATCTATGTGATGGGCTGTCTATCTGAACGCTATCTTGCAGACTTGGAAAAGGAGATACCTGAAGTTGATGGTTGGTATGGTAAGTTCAACTATCGCCAGCTTGTTGATGACTTGTTAGAGAGCGAAAAAGAGATTGAGAGAAATGCTCGCCGAGTAATAACGACTCCTAATCATTATGCATATATCAAGATAAGCGAGGGCTGTGACCGCCATTGTGCTTACTGTGCTATTCCTTTGATTACAGGAAAGCATCAGAGCCGTCCGATGGAAGAGATTCTTGACGAAGTGAAGTGGCTCGTTTCTCAAGGAACGAAGGAGTTTCAGGTAATAGCTCAGGAACTGACCTATTACGGAGTTGACCTTTATGGTGAACAGCGTATAGCTGAGCTCGTGGAGCGTATGGCGAAGATTGAAGGTGTGGAGTGGATACGTCTTCATTATGCCTATCCTGCTCATTTCCCATGGGACCTGCTGAGGGTAATGCGTGAGAACGATAATGTATGCAAGTATCTTGATATTGCCTTGCAGCATATATCCGACAATATGCTTCAGCGCATGCGCAGAAATGTCACTAAGGAAGAAACAATGACAATGATTGAGCGTATGCGTAAGGAAGTACCAGGAATACATATACGCACAACGCTGATGGTTGGCTTCCCTGGTGAAACTGATGCTGACTTCAACGAACTGCTGGAATTTACACGCTGGGCTCGTTTCGAGCGTATGGGTGCCTTTGCCTATTCTGAAGAAGACGGAACCTATTCTGCTGAACACTACGACGATGATGTTCCTGAAGATGTAAAACAGAAACGTTTGGATCGCCTGATGCGTTTGCAGCAGAATATCTCTGCAGAGATAGAAGCAGCGAAAGTGGGAAAGACAATGAAGGTTGTTATTGATAGAATGGAAGGCGACTACTATATAGGACGTAGTGAGTTCTGCTCACCAGAAGTTGACCCAGAAGTTCTTATAAGAAAAGATAACGGCATATTAACGATTGGCGAGTTCTATCAGGTTAAGATTGTCGATTCCGAAGAGTTTGATTTATACGGAGAAGTGGTATGA
- a CDS encoding BatD family protein, whose protein sequence is MKYIESSKLTVARLTSRLSMIVVAMLFTMPSFSQDASVEATISPIEILIGEQAKVKVKATMKEGSDAVFPVFKASQEITPGVEVLESKEEGVHGTENGFVERTVTYTITSFDDTLYYLPPFEVKIGGKVYKSKSLALKVLTLDVDTLHPENFFGPKDVQSNPFLWSEWKTPFWLSVLLLVLMIVSYYLYLRLRDNKPIIKTISFVKRILPHQRAIKEIETLRTDHRPADDNQEELKKYYTRLTDALRKYIEERYGFSAMEMTSSEIIEQLMASADAKSLDELRHLFQTADLVKFAKYSTLINENDANLVSALEFINETKREDMQTVEVVQPKYTEEEQKSKKERTLLKTVIITLTVASVVLFCYIVYSLYALLD, encoded by the coding sequence ATGAAATATATAGAATCGAGTAAATTAACCGTAGCCCGTCTGACAAGCAGATTGTCAATGATTGTTGTCGCTATGCTTTTTACTATGCCGTCTTTCTCACAGGATGCTTCTGTTGAGGCAACTATCAGTCCAATCGAGATTTTGATTGGTGAGCAGGCGAAAGTGAAGGTTAAGGCAACAATGAAGGAGGGTAGTGATGCCGTGTTTCCTGTTTTCAAAGCCAGTCAGGAGATAACTCCAGGTGTTGAGGTTCTTGAAAGCAAGGAAGAAGGTGTTCACGGAACTGAGAACGGATTTGTTGAGCGCACGGTTACTTATACTATCACCTCATTTGACGATACTCTCTATTATCTGCCACCCTTTGAGGTAAAGATTGGTGGTAAGGTTTATAAGAGCAAGAGTCTGGCTCTCAAGGTTCTTACCTTGGATGTAGATACGCTTCATCCTGAGAATTTCTTTGGTCCTAAGGATGTGCAGTCAAACCCATTCCTGTGGAGTGAGTGGAAGACTCCGTTCTGGCTGAGCGTTCTTTTGCTTGTGCTGATGATTGTGAGTTATTATCTCTATCTTAGACTTCGCGACAACAAGCCAATCATTAAGACAATTAGTTTCGTGAAGCGCATCTTGCCTCACCAGCGTGCTATAAAGGAGATTGAGACACTTAGAACAGACCATCGTCCTGCCGACGATAACCAGGAAGAACTTAAGAAGTACTATACAAGGCTTACTGATGCTCTGCGAAAATACATCGAGGAACGTTACGGCTTCTCTGCTATGGAGATGACAAGTAGCGAGATTATTGAGCAGCTCATGGCATCTGCCGATGCCAAATCCCTCGATGAGCTCAGACATCTGTTCCAGACTGCCGACCTTGTTAAGTTTGCAAAATATTCTACGCTGATAAATGAGAACGATGCCAACTTGGTTAGTGCATTGGAGTTTATCAATGAAACGAAGCGTGAGGACATGCAGACTGTTGAGGTTGTTCAGCCAAAGTACACAGAGGAGGAACAGAAGTCTAAGAAGGAGAGAACACTTCTGAAGACAGTCATAATAACGCTGACTGTTGCTTCTGTAGTGTTGTTCTGCTATATCGTCTATAGCCTCTATGCTCTGTTGGATTAG
- a CDS encoding vWA domain-containing protein, translating to MEFANKEYLLALLLIIPYILWYAMYRKKTEPTMRMSDTFAFRYAPRSWRITLMPVLPLLRIAAFVALVLALARPQTHNAWKDQTVEGIDIMMVMDVSTSMLAEDLRPNRIEAAKNVAAEFVAGRPNDNIGLTIFAGEAFTQCPMTTDHSSLLSLLQNIRTDIAARGLIEDGTAIGMGLANAVSRLKDSKAKSKVVILLTDGSNNRGDISPMTAAEIAKSLGVRVYTIGVGTTGTARYPMNVGGATQYVNLPVEIDEQTLRSIASATDGDFYRAKNNKELNQIYKEIDKLEKSKLNVKQYSRRYEAYQTFALFAVIFLLLEVLMRITVFRRIP from the coding sequence ATGGAATTTGCCAATAAAGAATATCTTCTTGCGCTATTGCTCATCATACCATATATTCTATGGTATGCGATGTATCGCAAGAAAACAGAACCCACCATGCGGATGTCAGACACCTTTGCCTTCCGTTATGCTCCGCGAAGCTGGCGAATAACGCTGATGCCTGTTCTGCCTTTACTTCGCATAGCAGCCTTCGTGGCACTGGTGTTGGCTTTGGCTCGTCCTCAGACCCATAACGCATGGAAGGATCAGACTGTTGAGGGAATAGACATTATGATGGTTATGGACGTCTCTACATCAATGCTTGCTGAAGACCTGCGCCCTAATCGCATCGAGGCAGCAAAGAATGTCGCAGCAGAATTCGTGGCTGGTCGTCCTAATGATAATATCGGACTAACAATCTTTGCTGGCGAAGCCTTCACACAGTGTCCTATGACAACCGACCATTCGTCGCTGCTCTCATTGCTTCAGAATATACGTACTGATATTGCTGCTCGTGGCCTTATCGAAGACGGAACAGCCATTGGTATGGGATTGGCTAATGCAGTAAGCCGTCTGAAGGACTCTAAGGCTAAGAGCAAGGTGGTGATACTGCTTACTGACGGCTCTAACAACCGAGGCGACATTTCTCCTATGACAGCTGCTGAGATAGCCAAGAGTCTTGGCGTAAGAGTCTATACCATTGGAGTAGGAACCACAGGTACGGCCCGCTATCCTATGAATGTAGGCGGTGCCACACAGTATGTCAATCTGCCTGTTGAGATTGACGAGCAGACACTTCGCTCAATAGCTTCTGCTACTGATGGCGATTTCTATCGTGCCAAGAACAATAAGGAACTTAATCAGATATATAAAGAGATTGATAAACTTGAGAAGAGCAAGCTCAACGTTAAGCAGTACAGTCGTCGCTATGAGGCATATCAGACATTTGCCTTGTTCGCTGTTATCTTCCTGTTACTTGAGGTGCTCATGAGAATTACGGTGTTTAGACGAATTCCTTAA
- a CDS encoding HU family DNA-binding protein gives MGYKNNNTQRLINIMLGEAGDRFIDGDSLQISSFGTFEVRKKLERVIVNPTTGQQMLVPPKMALTFRPNTTWKDKVKKGGRE, from the coding sequence ATGGGGTACAAGAATAATAATACCCAACGTTTGATTAACATTATGCTTGGTGAGGCTGGAGACCGTTTCATTGACGGAGACTCACTCCAGATATCAAGCTTTGGTACGTTTGAGGTTAGGAAGAAACTCGAACGTGTCATCGTAAATCCTACGACAGGCCAACAGATGCTTGTTCCGCCTAAGATGGCACTTACCTTCAGACCTAATACAACGTGGAAAGACAAAGTGAAAAAAGGAGGGCGTGAATAA
- a CDS encoding DUF58 domain-containing protein, with translation MDTSDIIKKVRKIEIKARGLSSNIFAGQYHSAFKGRGMAFSEVREYQYGDDVRDIDWNVTARFHKPYVKVFEEERELTVMLLIDVSGSQDFGTQKLMKRDMVTEIAATIAFSAIQNNDKIGVVFFSDKVEKYIPPKKGRKHILYIIREMLDFQPESKRTDVAQAVEFLTSVSKRRCTAFLLSDFYVRQDFFQQLTIANRKHDLVAIQVYDKRAKELPDVGLMKIVDAETGYEQYIDTSSKKLRDAYHRYWNTHQIRLKETFAKCNVDNVSVATDEDYVKALMGLFMQRR, from the coding sequence ATGGATACATCTGATATAATTAAGAAGGTAAGAAAAATCGAGATTAAGGCACGCGGTCTTAGCTCGAACATCTTTGCCGGTCAGTATCACTCAGCGTTCAAAGGTCGCGGTATGGCATTCTCTGAGGTAAGAGAATATCAGTATGGTGACGATGTTCGCGATATTGACTGGAACGTTACTGCGCGTTTCCATAAGCCATACGTTAAGGTGTTCGAGGAAGAGCGTGAGCTTACTGTTATGCTGCTTATCGATGTCAGCGGCTCTCAGGACTTTGGCACTCAGAAGCTGATGAAACGTGATATGGTGACTGAGATTGCTGCAACGATAGCATTCTCTGCCATCCAGAATAATGATAAGATTGGTGTGGTGTTCTTCTCTGACAAGGTGGAAAAATATATTCCTCCCAAGAAAGGCAGAAAGCACATTCTCTATATCATTCGCGAGATGCTTGACTTCCAGCCAGAATCAAAGCGCACCGATGTGGCACAGGCTGTGGAGTTCCTTACAAGTGTGTCAAAGCGTCGTTGCACAGCATTCCTCTTGAGTGACTTCTATGTTAGACAGGATTTCTTTCAGCAGCTGACTATAGCTAACAGGAAGCATGATCTTGTAGCTATTCAGGTCTATGACAAGCGTGCTAAGGAACTGCCTGATGTGGGTCTGATGAAGATTGTCGATGCTGAGACAGGTTACGAACAGTATATTGACACAAGCAGCAAGAAGCTCCGTGATGCCTATCATCGATATTGGAATACTCATCAGATAAGACTTAAGGAGACCTTTGCTAAATGTAATGTTGACAACGTTAGTGTTGCAACAGATGAAGATTATGTGAAGGCTCTGATGGGCTTGTTCATGCAAAGACGTTAA